TCTTATTTACTTCTTACTTCCTACGCTTTCTCACTTGCTCTCggtgtttcttttctattaatcTTGCCAGCGTGAAACTAAACAAAGCCAGCTTATATAAACAAAGTCCACGTGATTGATTCCTTGTTCCTTTGTTCCGTGATTTGAAGTTTAATTCCCCTTTGTGTTCTGCTTTTGTTCTGTTGTTAATTGATATTATTGCTCGTTGTTTAGTTACATGGATGTGGAAGCGATCAGTggactggagagaaaggaatggtggtggcaggATTGAGAGATTAATGAGGATAAACAAAACGAGGAATTGATGGAAGCAAGACTCATGAAAGACAAATCAAGAATATCAGTAAAGGTTAACAATTTATGATGGTGAGAGGAAGCAAATAAGGTGAAGCGTAAGTGACTTTgtatatgaagaataaggatTGTACGAAATGTTTGTAAGAAAGAACAGCGAaacttaaatgaaaaataacgaaaatggATTAGTAGTGAAATTGATATATTGAAAGATTAAACGCAAAAAGGTACACAATTAagtctttcagtactggggcacatgtttaccttgggatttgtgtccgattagaccattttattgacattaggaaagctctacggaggtcagaagattaatggccacagtcctcactattttaaccccacacacaagtttctgaagctgtataaaatcatcaaatagtaagcagaataaatatgaaaacacggcatgatactgaaagggttaataagaaagaaatacaagaaatagaataaatgaatacgaATTAAAAGTGTGAAGCAACAAAATAACATCAcgtaaataatgataagaaaaaacataTGAATAAGAAAGGAGCAAAGTAATGAGCAGGACATTTTAGGAAGGAAACTAAacgcaatgaaaaagaaaagagagacaggaagcgTGTGGCAGCGGGCGACTCCCACACTTCGGAGAATGACGTCACTAGTCTTGTCAGAGATGGTGACGTACTCCAACCATCACCCTAGcacctcccactcttcctccctccgttatctccctcacccacctccctccctcccttccctcaccccttatctctcctccttccttccattattccCCTCACcactttatttcctccctccttctccctatcTTCCTATCCTTCGTTTTTATTCCTAcagtttttcccttcctttattcatctaccatccttcagtcttttttcttcctttttattcttttttccctttatttctcttcctttttcacccttttcttcatttttattcatctcctttccttcttcctttcttccttctattccttctctcacttcccgTAATTGATCTTCCTCCtacatcttctccttcttccactaATTCATCTAGTTACTTCATCCCCTTTTACATACCCTCCCTTCGCCTCACCCTTTTctccttacttcctcttcctcatcctacttttttcctcccttctcttttaccTAATGACGTCAACCCCTCCCGTGCCGTCATAACTCCCGATGTTTGTGGCTTTAGGTAAACACCACTACCGCCCACACCACCATTCACGCCGCCCTTGCTTCCACCCACACCTCCAGTCAcgcctccatccatccactcggtccctccttccatccctcatcCACTGCCGTCCAtgatttcatcctttcctccgtcGCTTCCttatatctattcattcatttattcattcattctgccGCCAACTCATTCATATGTATGTGTATTAgttcacttatctatttatttattcatttgtttacgaATATATCTATTTACGgtgttttattcattactttatttactAGTACATTAATTATGAAGGTTATCATGTGGTGTCAGTTAATTAGCTTGAGAGGGAATGTTATCCTCGACTCTACCGCTGGGTTTAGAAATACAGCAACTTtaaaaacatatgaaaaaaaaggaaataggggTGGTAGCAAGAACCCAGCAGGTCTACCCTAGGCAATTAGTTCTTGTATGAAACACCACCTCAcccataaataataggatagaaAAGCAATCAATTTCCCTTCCTACTGAACCGTTCCTCTGTGTCACACTTcaggcagaaaagaaaggaataaatctGGACATTTTTGTGGGACGGCAAGAAAGGAAACTTCTGCATCGCACACGTGGGAGATTTATTCCAGCTTCACTGCTAAACTTTTTGGACTTGAGGAAGAagcaaacggaaaaaaaaatgttaagaaaaaaaatagaggaggaggaggaggaggaggaggaggaggaggaggaggaggaggaggaggggaaacacAAACTTATACAATGAAAGAACAAACAGTaaacattttgttgtcctttaaCTGGTCATGATAGGAATGCATCATGTACGAGAGACGCTTGAAAATGAATgcaaatgagaaggagaaagagaagcgaaAGGAACATATACAGATTATGAGTTGTAAAAGGACAGCACATCTTCATTcctacaccctcacacacacactgattctcCTTCACACACGCCCTCACACCAGTACCACACTTCTTCATTCTCTGCTGTCCCTTATAATTTTACACTCGGTCATAAAAACATCTTGGGAAGCGTTATAGCTTAATGTGGACATGATTTTGTTTACAACTcttagagggaaaaggaagaagaggaggagtaatagaCGGTGGGGAAAGAACGAGAAAGTGATGACTGTGGGAAAAGAAAGCTCTGTTTAatgttacttttttactttcctttttatacTGGTGTTGTAGATTCCTCGCATTTGGAGCGCTGTTCTGTTGTTTGGCTAGAGATTTGACACATTGACCGGAGAGTTactagatgaaggaagagaggtgacATTCGAGTAGGAtggagaagtggaaggaagaaagataatggTTGTAATAGTGTGGGGTAATAGTGTTGGTAATAGTGAGAGCGTGGGAGTGTAGAGTGTGCAGgtagggtgggagaggagggacagggttggagggaaggggaggggggttACTACATCACCAGTCCACTAAGTAAGATGTTGGTGGcgaagtgtgttttggtgttagtTGCTCCAAGGAGTGCCGGCCAGTGTAAAGTCTCGCtagttctttccttcacttaaaCTCTTTCCTCGCCTTCTCTTAAcaccattgtcaccaccacacttACACCACCATAGAGTTACACCACAACGCTTAAATTTACCTCACTGATATAACACCCTGCAATGTTTCCTGTTCCCTCGCAAGCACGGGACATTgcactctctcttccacaccaCATATATTCATTAAAGTACAGCTTGATTCCACACTAATGCACTCACCTCACATCTCTAAACTGCACGCCACACTCACCCCTGCATTACAATCAAATGACACTGCAGCATTATTACATCTggccacaccctctctctctgtctgtctgtctatgcctctctctctctctctctctctctctctctctctctctctctctctctctctctctctctctctctctctctctctctctctctctctctctctctctctctctctctcaacacacacacacacacacacacacacacacacacacacacacacacacacacacacacacacacacacacacacacacaccagcctccgtccctctctcccGCTACGGTACAGCCAGCTAGCCACTCAGGTACACATTTACTTGCAGTCCTTTCTTTAATGTGTAAATCAATGCGCGCACGccaacacatttttctttgcttgCTCATATACATTAAGGCTCGAATGTCAATATtctgtggaggagggggaggaggagaaagaggatgatgatgatgacgatgatgatgatgatgatgatgatgatgatgaggaggaggaggaggaggaggaggaggaggaggaggaggaggaggaggaggaggaggaggaggaggaggaggaggagaaggaggaggaggaggagaagaaggaggaggaggaggaagaggaaaaagaagacatctGTTACGTTCTCCTTAagtcttctattctctttctttctcgtatgTTTCCCTCCGCATTCGTCTTACCCCCCCCCCACCGAGTCATCCCGCTGTTCCGTTTCCTCAACAGCAGGAAGCGAGATAGTGCTGTGTGCCTCAAGGTCTCCCTCCTGCGGCGCCTCGCTGGCCATGAGACAGTCCCGGGCTTATTTGTGAAACGTGACTAGATATTCTACTTCATTAGGGCGAGCTTAACTTCTCTGTAACTCGAGTGAAGCGGAGTATTACAAAGGAAAGCGATAGCAAGATTCTCATTTGATCGCCACGGGTTGTTTGGTCGCATGataatgtctttttttatttgcaagTTTGTGTATTTTGATTAATCGCCGTCTGTCGCAAGCGCCGTGAGGAGTCTGGCCAGCTTGGAAACAGTCTGAGGCCGCTCCGAGGTGACTATCCCGCACCAACACTAACACGCATAATTCATCCTCAAGGGCACGAGTTAAACCTATCAGGCCAAATTCTGAGTGAGTGTTCCAGGTGAGGGACAGGTGGGGGTTGTTAATGACATGATCTTCCCACCCGCCCCTCCGCTCGCCCTTCACTCGTTCCTCAGAATTTGGCCTCGCGAAACTAACCTGTAGATGGTGTGTGTTAAGTCTTGACTGACGCTGTGGTTCGTTCCTTCACCTTCAGAGGATTCCGATTCTTCTATCATCTTCCTCGAAACTTATGGTGTTGATCCACGACTGCTGAGAAACGACGACGCTGACGAATACAGCGAAAGGGAAGCTGACCAAGGCACTTGTCCTGAAAACAACACATCTTCCATACACTCATTGACAGAGTTTAGGCTCGAACTTGATTCAGAGTCTCGGCATTCTGTGGGCAGCGACGAAGGGACCTATACAGACCACAGCTCGCAGACCGACACGTCCACCGATACATTGATCTTGGATGGTCCGCTGGCTCAGGCAGATATACCAGATCCAAGTGAATGTCCTTCAGAACTTGACGGAAATACCAAACTAGACATTAATCcaatagaaactgtaggagcaCCTGAAGAACAGTTCGCCAAAAGAGAAACAGTgactgagaaggaaaaaattcaAAGCGCCTCCACTGGATATCCAAACGACTTAAACGACTTTGACTCGTTCTTACAGAAGCAATCTGATGAGGACAGAAGCTCAGGAACTGGCTCATTTTTCTCAAACTTTGAAGAGAAACTAGAACAAGCAGAGCGACAGTTCCCAGACTTGCAGGTTGAACACCTGCTGGCTGACGAAGAAAAGTTCGAAGAAGAGAGCAATTCTATTTCCCTCTGGGTTTCTAAGAAAACAGAAGCGGCAACACCAGAAACTAGTGAGGGCGAAAAAGAGCAGGATTTTTTGCTCAAGTCACCTCAAGCCACCAAACTGGAGACCAATATGGGGCAATACTATTCAAGTGTGTCGGGCGCGGGGGCATCGAAAGGCGGGGACGTTTCTGGCTCATTACCATCCTCGCCTCGGTCATCAGAAGGATGGCGCATCTCCATGGCCTCCACAGCCACTGTGGGCTCTTCGGCAACTGCTGGTTCAGACGACACAGTAGCGAAGGACATGTCGGAACTGTCTTCTGTTAACTCCCGTCTTTCCGATCTCGATGACACCCAAAGTGGAGCGAAAATTCCTCTTTCAACACCCACCGCTCCAGATCCCAACGCCACACCCAAGGTAGCACCAGTGGCCGAACGAAAGAAGCAAACGAGTATTAAGGACGCTATAGACGAATTAGAGAGTATTGAACAAGCGGCACAAACCCTCTTGCTGAAACGGCAGTGTTCCAGTGATGAGGAGAGACTCACACCAGTCCCAGGTAAAGACTCGCCCGTCCACCTGTTATCCAGCTATTCCATCCTGACTGTTGATAAGGCGAGCCctcagggaaagaggaaagtgacacctagtccccctccacctccgggCTTCGCTGACCCAACTGAAGGCGACGCCATATCGGATAAGATGGAGAAAAGCCTTTCCTCTCTTGAATCTTCCTTGAAGGACGTGAACAAACAGAAATTAGACAGTCACTCGTCTTTTGTTAATGGAAACTCATCTCCCAAAGTATCACGAGCTGATAAGAGTGGTGATGTGAAGTCTGGAGtaaaacctcctcttcctcccattgcAACTCCAACTACCGTCATTCAGCAACCTAAAGGGGACGTGAAGAGGCGGTTATTGTCCAGGTCCAAGGAGGTGCAGCTTTACATTTCCCGCGAGTCCTATAACGAAGAACGAGTCTTGAGAGAGCTAGAGAAACTGCGACGCAGCTTCCAAGAAAATGATCTCAATGATTTTCTGGATGCCCTTGACAACACTGCCATCGAGGACGACATTGAGGAAGCTTTCTTGAACCAACTGCTCGAGGATCTCAGGGAGGACATAGAAGCTTTACCGGATGGGCCGCCAGACAATACCACGCAAAAGGTAGACGATGTAGTTATGACAGAGTCGTCTTCTGAGGTGAGCAGTGACGAGGCTACGCGGGAGGCTCTTGGGTCACCCTCTGCCTCGAACAAAttagaaagagtgagagaaaagattTCAGAGAGGATCAGAAAACGGAAGGAGAGCAAAAGCAGTGACAGTGGAAGTTCTGAAGCATCTGGAACACCCAAAGACGAAAAACACAGCGAATCCTCCAAAGTGGACTCAACTCAATCTGACACGCCCTTGCCAGACCATTCACATACGGCACAGGCAGACAAGAGTGACACTTCAGACACGTCTAGCCAAGTTCAAATCTCAGATGTGGCTAAAACTGAGGACACAAAGAAAGGTTTTAACATTGCCCAGTTTCTGAAAAAAGGATCACCTAAATACCTTAGAAAGAAGTACAAAGAACGCAAGAATCGTAAGTCGGACTTGATAACTACATCAGAGAGCGAAAGCGAAGACCCTGAATGCTGTAAGAAGGAACCCAACGGATCAGCGTTGAAGAGTCAGTCTAGTCTGAAGGGAAGTAACCGATCCCTCAATGGCACTCAGGACACGAAAAAAGAAGTTCGATTTGATCTTGACTCTGATGCTCGAGGTAAGGACTTGGACTCAGCAGAGAGAGCCACTGGCGTTAACATTGTTAAACAGTCAGAGCAGAAGATTGTGCCTGGTCCAATACTGGTGACATGTGAAGCTCGGCGACAAGAAACGGTCGTTCTTAAGGAGTCGGAGGAGAGTGTTAAAGAGACCTCGGCGCAACCTCCACCATCACAGCAAGTACGCTCTCCGCTACCAGCTGCTGTAGAGGACATCAACAGCCGAGCAGAGTCTATTTTACCAAAATTACCAGAAAGAGTCAAGCCcccaaggaggaaaaagatgattcCAACACCGGTGGAGGAACTCAGTAGGTCCCTACCAGACGCCAGTTCGGCCATTAAGTCCGTAAAGGTGATTGATGCCAGGACTGAATTTCTAAAGAACATGACTGCAGGAAAGGACGAATCGCCGCCACCTCTTCCTCACTACGAAGTAAATCTTAATGCCCCCACGTCTCCATCTGCTGCTGTGGTGGAAAACGAAGAGGTCCCAGAAACATCAGAAAACAAGACTGTTCGTACTACTCAGAATGAGAGTCTCCAACCACTCGAGAGAGAAGTCACTACTCTTCCTGACGCCAACATTGCCTCTGCACCGCTGCAATCACTCTCTTTCACCACAGCGTCTCAAGAGGTGGCTTCGTGCTCTTCATCACAAAAGGACGTCTTGGTGACCACTGCGACACCATCCCAACTAATAATTAGTGAAAGAAATGTGTCCTCCATTGAAGAAAGCATGGTGGCTCCCATCCCAGTGACCTCTGTAGCTCCGATATCTGTAGCGTTGCCCGAGGCCACCAAAGTAGTTTGTCCTCCGAGAAGTCTTCTTCTTCCAGTTATTCAAGAAAGTGTGCATGAGGACCAaacctccctccccacccctaGCGAGCCCACTACTGTCTCCTCCAGCAGCTATGGAGACAGCACGCCCGCCACACCTCCATTTGAAGACGATAAATTGCCCTCACTTTACGATAATGTCAACCCATTCAAAGAAATGCTAGagcaagaaaagatgatgaaagttGGTGCTTCTGCAGAGCCCATCCATCCACCAGAAAACCAGACAAAGGTGGCGACAGAGACCACAAGGCCTGGATCAGTAACCCCCACCAATGAGCTCGAGGACCTCAGTCTTCCGCAGGCAGCTCGCAAGAGCCCTGAACCCGAGAAGGTTGAGGTTGTTGATATTGATGCTTTGGCGGCGCTCACTGCAGAGATGTTCAAGTTTGccgaggaaatggagaaagaaattcCAAAGAAGAGTACCAGGCCGCCTTTTAGGGGAAAGACTCATGCTAGTAGGCGTGACGCGGACACTTACACTTCACCAATAAGTGTGGTGACGAAGGAAGTTGGTACTGAACCGGAGATGAGTCAACATCCAAtcttgaaggaaagaaggaaaagtaatacTGTCGGCATACAGACGGACAACGCAAGATCTGTACGTACATATGAAGCAGCTTCCCAGACTGATACTGAATACGAAACTGAGACAGAATCTGAGATGGAAGATAAccaacaaaagaaatatgatgctAGTAAATGGACGTTTGGCCCAGTGAGGGAGCAAACATTGCCGCTGCCGTCTTCTGCCGAGCCGCAGTTGGGTCAcctgcaccagcagcagcaacggctgATCCAAGAACTGCAGAAGAAAACTGTGATGCACCagcagaaagagaaagcaaagccTAAGATACCGCCAAGGAAATATCAGGACAAAATGCCTCTCAAAGTTGTGGCGGAGTTGAAGAACGTGCTGTCGGACCTCGAGGACTACAAGCCGACACCAAGCAGGGTAGTGGAGCAGCCTCCGCGCTGGGATTCTCAACTAACGTGGCCTCACGGTAGGTTAGATAATAATGTTACTAACACCAAATCCTTGGAGTCTAGTAAGACACCCCTAGCTAACACTGTGCCCACTCAGACAGACGCTTCGCACCTGCCTGCCGTGCCTTCTGGCTCCCCTATTGAACCCAGCAGCCAGCTTAGTAATACCTCCCTTAACCCTGTCATGCAGTCTCCAGATATTACCCATAAAACTGCCACATTTCCTAAATCTGAAACGAACGGAGGTGTAGATAGGCAGGCGTCATGTTCAGTCTCCACAGATGACCTGGCAACCGGCACTGGGGAAGCTGACTTGCCGGGTGCCAGGGCGGTGGGCGGCACCAGTGACAGACAGCAGACAAAAGTTGAGGCTCCCGGCCCACCTGCTGCCCCGGCACGTAAGCCACAAACACTGCTCCATCTCGGGAGCCAAAATAAGCAGATGAAAGGTAACGAGTACGTAGTGGGTAGGTCATCAGGCACCATAACTAAGATCAGGGCCAATGTTTACCCATCCTTCGCCCCAGTGATTAAAGTCCCCACTGGGAAGCCTCCTGTTCCGCGGTCCGCATTCAGGAGGCTATCTGCCGACGCCCAGGCTGCTGAGGAAGGCTACCAGAGCGACCCTGGGGGCAGGCGTCCCAATGGCCGCAACAGACAACCCCCGCTGAAGACAAAGCTTCCTTACCAAGTTGCTGAAGACCGTGGTTACGTCACCGATACTGAGGTTGTGTTCAAGCAGGCGGCGGAGCAGGACAAGACTCTCCGCGGCACCTGGACGCCCATCGGCCAGCTGTCGCCGCCCGAGTCGTCGCCGCGGGGCCTCGCGGAACAGGGTAAGGCCAGTGTGGAACTAACCCCTCCGGCTCCATCCGCTGCCCCACGGGGTGACCATCCTACTGAAACTGCTCCTccttatgctcctcctcctcctccaactcccccatcttcaccctcttctcctccacctgttcCGACGACTCCTCCCTCTActcccactccttcccctcAAAATTCTACTCCTCAGCCTCagtatttctctccctctaagaCTCCTTCTCCTGATCCTCTTCCAaccacttctcctcctactattcctcttccttcatcgcctcctccctcatctcttccCACCACTTCTCCTCCCTTGTCTTCTCCAACGATTCctgctccttcatctccttccaccACTTCTCCCCACACATCTCCCGCATCTCCTCCGCCCTCATCTGCCCCTGCCACTCCCcttcccttatctcctcctccacttccttctcctaccctttcttctcctcctcctgcagttctTTCATCACCATCTTGTCCTTCTGTGGATTCTCCTTcatcgtcttctcttcctcctacatgtCCTTCTCCAGCCTCTTTTACTGCGATTTCCCATGCACCACCATCTTCTCCTCTACCCTCTTCCTCTGTAGCTCTTCCACCCTCATCTCGTCCTCCTGAAATTCCTCTTGtacacttccctcctcctcttcttccatcttcttcttcttcttctccgccTCCTGTTGCTCCTCTACAATCTTCTGCAGTTTCTCTTATATCCTCTTCTCCTGtggttctttcttctccatcctcttctcctcctcctcttcttccttctccatcctcttctcttcctgcttgtcCTACTCCACCCatgtcttcccctcctccactctaTTCTTCTATTCAATCCTCTTGTCCTtcacgtcctcctccacctccgtcGTCTCCTCCTgtgactcatcctcctccatcatcatctctgtcttctgctcctcttattcctcctccatcatcctcattttctcctcctgcacgccccccttctcctccatctcctcctcctcctgcacgtcctcctccacctacctcgtttcctccttctgttcctcctcctccatcctcttcaccTTCTGCAGTTTCTTGtcatcctatttcttctctcactgCGATTCCTGTTTCTATGACTTCTCATCCTCCAGCCACTTCATTGCCTGCTCCagtttcttcatcctctcctcctcctcctcctcctcctccccctctcctccccctctaatCCAGACTTCTTCTGTGAATCCCTCTACGGTCCCTTATTCTCCACTCTCGCTTAGCGagaaccctcctcctccatctcatcttGCCACCCTTCCtacaccctcttcctcttctatgatccctcctccacctcccctccctcctccccctcacgtGCGTGCTAGTGCCGAGGTAGTGTCAAGTAGCAGTAACACTCGCACAATGTCAAACAAATCCGTACACACAAGAGATCACCGCAGCTCCCCCGTGGCTGGTGGTGGCCAGGGTGTGGGTGATGACTTGAGAACGTGCGGCCGCCTGTGGGAGCTCCATCTGCTTTACCAACAGCGGCGTTCATACGACGATAACAAAAGGAGCTCGAGCCCTTCAGGCCTTCTCTCCTGCACTGACGCCTCCCTCAGCCTGTCCGGCAGAGATAGATGTGACGTTTCGACGACCTCGCAGCCCCTCGTCCAACCCCCGCTTCCCCCACCACCTGTGTCCCCGAGGTCTCCCCCACGTGCCTGGCACCCAGCGCCAGCCCCTGCCAGTGCTGATCGTGGCATCGCCACGGCCGAGTCGCCGTACCCGTGCCAGCCGTCTGCTACCCACTCTGGCTCCTCAACGGAGAGAGAAGTATCGTACCGCAAAAGTCGCCCTCAGAGGCCACTCACCTGGGGGCCGCAGTCCACGCCACCTGTATTTTCTTCTGCTGAGCACCACGCTCCACCTGCTGCCACAACGTCCCCTCCCGGCCAGTCCAAGGCCCCTAGCAGTGGCCGCACCGTCGCCGAAAAGCAGGTTTGTCCCTCATCTAGCGGGGCAGCCCGGCCCCTGTCAGCCAGTTTCGTTGGTTCTTACGAGTCTCACCGGCTGCAGGCACAAGGCCTCGCTGAGTGGCTCTTTTTCGCTCGTCTTGACCGCGGCAGTAAAGATCTGAGCGAGCTGTCCACCACCATGGAGCTAAAGGTTGCTCCGCAAGTCAATGGCTCGAGTGAAACCAGTGAGGGCCAACGAGTGTCACATATGGTGCGGCAAGAGTCCGATGAAAACATTAGTAGAGAGGAAATTGTGCGGTCTGCTAAATATCCGTCTGCCAAGCTGAAGTCTGGGCGTTCAGCATCGCCTCCTCCCCCGCCTCCTCGCCCTCGCACACCGCTGGACGAGCGCGACCCTGAGTTAGTTTTAGGCGAGCGTCGCTACCTCTCCTACTTCCAGGAGCCGCCCTACAAACAGCAGCGAACACGCAGCACGTCCAGGGAGCCAAAGACTCCTGACCTGCAGCAGCTGGAGGCGCAGCGGCGGTACTATTGCCACTTTCTGAGTCCTCCACGGGGCTCTTCTCTCACGCGGGAGGAAGTATACAAAAGCACCGAGCCAGATGAGGTTCAGCTGGCCGCTCAGAGGCGATATATGTCTTATTTCAACCCCGGTCCCCCGAGGCCTCGCTCAGCTCGCTCCCAGGAACCTCCCGAACTTGACTCCGCTCAGATTGAAGCTGAGCGCCGATATTTGTCCTACTTTAACGCTGCTCCTCCGCGGCCACGTCGCCAGTCCTCACCTGGATCACGCTCATCTGTGGAGCCTGATCCAGTGCAGCTGGAGGCTGAGCGTCGGTATCTTTCGTATTTCAATTCTGGCCCTCCACGCTCACGCCCACTCTCACGACCCACCTCCGTGACTTCGGAGCCTGACTCAGAACAGCTTGAAGCAGAGCGTCGCTACCTGCGCTATTTTTCGTCAGGGCCGCCACGCCCCAAGCGGCGTCCAGATGATGAAACTGAAAAGTCAGTAGACAAGCCTGACTCTCAGCAGCTGGAGGCAGAAAAACGCTACATGGCATACTTCCAGGGCACACCCAAAGCCAAGCATAAGAAGGAAGTCGAaactgatgaagaaaatgaagggaagctCCGCGTTCCTCCCACTCGTGAGATGCTGGAGGCTGAGGAAAGGTTTCTAAACTACTTCAAGCCGATCCCTTGCGGGGCACCCAAACGCCTGCTGGACGAGCCGCCACCCGTCAGTGAACACGAAAAGATGAGGCAGCAGCTTCTGCGAGAGTTCTGGGAAGCGCTGGAAAATCGCATTGAccgcaaagaaaagaaaatcattaaagTGAGTCGACCCAAGCGAGAGATTCATCGCGAGGCGACGCCGCCCACACAGAGGGAGCTGGTGGTGGAAGAGTTCCTGCAACGTGTcaaggacagaaagaaagagaaggacctGCACTACGGAGACACagacgacgaagaagaggaagaccagaAAGACAAGACACCTGGTGAGGAAGACGAGCCTGCCCCCGTCATCGAAGGAGGCGgcgaggtgaagggaaagatcGTGGAAGACCTTGGCCTCTTTGTGAGCTCCGAGGGTGAGTGAGCTGCCGGTCCTCTATAAATCCCAGTCTGGGACAGGACCCGATGCCACTGTGTGTTGTAAGAACTCTGAACCCTTGCCCCTCGCACATGACCTCGGTGGGGTCAGGTCAGATGCAGTAGTGAATCTTAGACG
Above is a genomic segment from Portunus trituberculatus isolate SZX2019 chromosome 40, ASM1759143v1, whole genome shotgun sequence containing:
- the LOC123516083 gene encoding uncharacterized protein LOC123516083 isoform X17 yields the protein MRIITRRRVKVRVTVKRGDGSVTSNGWEYHRKREEEEEHRKQAERDADGRVTTPDGGRKSDGPPRPSSPPTICVSPYSPVHDGSDVGKGGVEDMDYADASRSSAYESVDGIYEDVRKKGYRVRFGEEEQTEENGNLYSTGAIPKRSSSSNLIAMEEEEKKTTGRIPKADINYGSKEDNLYEPVGETVHVTHENTTRKREGSQDGTRKIEVILSSSRDEDEEGDWEETKTTNKRERSKSRTRGKVEVKFSPWQTGESKEESLAEAFSKGGRNVRVEQNTELSFSDKEPTGREKTEPTITEDDSGECPYEIHHRSNIQVSAEDLSDGEKQGGANTAGEEEVVGKKRVSSSGWKLSGDKHEGDFSDEEEMTYTRGRPRMKKRLVVRVDGRGHPDAPPNLLKTFCRTVVTFGRESGGSVEKVHDSFTDGRSNDYDKLEDSDSSIIFLETYGVDPRLLRNDDADEYSEREADQGTCPENNTSSIHSLTEFRLELDSESRHSVGSDEGTYTDHSSQTDTSTDTLILDGPLAQADIPDPSECPSELDGNTKLDINPIETVGAPEEQFAKRETVTEKEKIQSASTGYPNDLNDFDSFLQKQSDEDRSSGTGSFFSNFEEKLEQAERQFPDLQVEHLLADEEKFEEESNSISLWVSKKTEAATPETSEGEKEQDFLLKSPQATKLETNMGQYYSSVSGAGASKGGDVSGSLPSSPRSSEGWRISMASTATVGSSATAGSDDTVAKDMSELSSVNSRLSDLDDTQSGAKIPLSTPTAPDPNATPKVAPVAERKKQTSIKDAIDELESIEQAAQTLLLKRQCSSDEERLTPVPGKDSPVHLLSSYSILTVDKASPQGKRKVTPSPPPPPGFADPTEGDAISDKMEKSLSSLESSLKDVNKQKLDSHSSFVNGNSSPKVSRADKSGDVKSGVKPPLPPIATPTTVIQQPKGDVKRRLLSRSKEVQLYISRESYNEERVLRELEKLRRSFQENDLNDFLDALDNTAIEDDIEEAFLNQLLEDLREDIEALPDGPPDNTTQKVDDVVMTESSSEVSSDEATREALGSPSASNKLERVREKISERIRKRKESKSSDSGSSEASGTPKDEKHSESSKVDSTQSDTPLPDHSHTAQADKSDTSDTSSQVQISDVAKTEDTKKGFNIAQFLKKGSPKYLRKKYKERKNRKSDLITTSESESEDPECCKKEPNGSALKSQSSLKGSNRSLNGTQDTKKEVRFDLDSDARGKDLDSAERATGVNIVKQSEQKIVPGPILVTCEARRQETVVLKESEESVKETSAQPPPSQQVRSPLPAAVEDINSRAESILPKLPERVKPPRRKKMIPTPVEELSRSLPDASSAIKSVKVIDARTEFLKNMTAGKDESPPPLPHYEVNLNAPTSPSAAVVENEEVPETSENKTVRTTQNESLQPLEREVTTLPDANIASAPLQSLSFTTASQEVASCSSSQKDVLVTTATPSQLIISERNVSSIEESMVAPIPVTSVAPISVALPEATKVVCPPRSLLLPVIQESVHEDQTSLPTPSEPTTVSSSSYGDSTPATPPFEDDKLPSLYDNVNPFKEMLEQEKMMKVGASAEPIHPPENQTKVATETTRPGSVTPTNELEDLSLPQAARKSPEPEKVEVVDIDALAALTAEMFKFAEEMEKEIPKKSTRPPFRGKTHASRRDADTYTSPISVVTKEVGTEPEMSQHPILKERRKSNTVGIQTDNARSVRTYEAASQTDTEYETETESEMEDNQQKKYDASKWTFGPVREQTLPLPSSAEPQLGHLHQQQQRLIQELQKKTVMHQQKEKAKPKIPPRKYQDKMPLKVVAELKNVLSDLEDYKPTPSRVVEQPPRWDSQLTWPHGRLDNNVTNTKSLESSKTPLANTVPTQTDASHLPAVPSGSPIEPSSQLSNTSLNPVMQSPDITHKTATFPKSETNGGVDRQASCSVSTDDLATGTGEADLPGARAVGGTSDRQQTKVEAPGPPAAPARKPQTLLHLGSQNKQMKGNEYVVGRSSGTITKIRANVYPSFAPVIKVPTGKPPVPRSAFRRLSADAQAAEEGYQSDPGGRRPNGRNRQPPLKTKLPYQVAEDRGYVTDTEVVFKQAAEQDKTLRGTWTPIGQLSPPESSPRGLAEQALQELGLDESTLLNEIEQILGVGSLASNSGKATDASPAPPEKFKNPVKPSTDPGESRRPRVPQRDSSRGVWSPGRTEKDDSGPSKIDAPDLPSFKDQPKVWTPRAGSASPSLGRKDYRKITYEPSSSPQRRPHRRTSRRRQSRRALPGRTPTWTRWPAPPPPRCPRFRTRPSPSCRRNEMNRIRPQRDRFPASDLST